The Candidatus Thermokryptus mobilis sequence TATTTATGCTGTTGGGCTTGGTGTGATAGGTGTTGTGAATTTAACAGGTAAAAGAGTGGCGGTAATGTCAATAATTGGTTTCATCCTTGTGTTTATATTGATGGCTTTTGCGAATTCCTTGTCGGGCTTCCATAGGTTTTATTGATAATTTAAGCGACTGCTGATATGGATTTATTACTTGTTGGCTTGAATCATAAAACGGCGAGCGTTGAAGTAAGGGAGAAACTTTATTACACGCTTGATGAGACAAAAGATGTCCTGCCCGATTTGGTTCAACGATTTTTAAAGGAGGGGGTTTTGCTGTCAACTTGCAACAGGACGGAACTTTACGGGGTTTTAAAAGATGAACTTGTTAAGCCAGAGGATATAATTGACTACTTGATCAAAAGAAAAGATGCCGATGGGGTTGTCACTCGTTCGCATTTTTATGTGATGCATTCATATGATGCATTAAGGCATCTGCTTGAGGTCAGCTCTGGGATTGATTCAATGTTGATCGGTGATGTTCAGATACTTGGTCAGGTCAAGGATGCCTATGAAGTTGCTGTTGGTTGTGGGGTTGTTGGAACGCTTTTGCATGAAGTTTTTCATACTGCCTTTAGGACTGGGAAAAGAGCTAAAAGTGAGACAGCTATAAGCGAGGGAGCGGTTTCGGTTAGTTATGCAGCGGTTGAACTTGCTGAAAAGATATTCGCCAATCTTTCAAAGAAAAAAGCGATGTTGATAGGTGCTGGCGAAACAGCTGAACTTACAGCAAAACATCTCGTCTCCCGTGGGATGAGCGAAATTTTAATAGCAAATAGAACTTTTGAAAGGGCTGAAAAGCTAGCGCAACAATTTAAAGGCATCGCAATAAAACTTGATGAGATTGAAAATAAACTCTGTGAAGTTGATATAGTCATAAGCTCTGTCACGCTTGATGGTTATATTTTGAGCTATGAGCAAGTCAAAAGCGCGATG is a genomic window containing:
- the hemA gene encoding glutamyl-tRNA reductase, with the translated sequence MDLLLVGLNHKTASVEVREKLYYTLDETKDVLPDLVQRFLKEGVLLSTCNRTELYGVLKDELVKPEDIIDYLIKRKDADGVVTRSHFYVMHSYDALRHLLEVSSGIDSMLIGDVQILGQVKDAYEVAVGCGVVGTLLHEVFHTAFRTGKRAKSETAISEGAVSVSYAAVELAEKIFANLSKKKAMLIGAGETAELTAKHLVSRGMSEILIANRTFERAEKLAQQFKGIAIKLDEIENKLCEVDIVISSVTLDGYILSYEQVKSAMSRRQNKPILIIDIGVPRNIDPKVREIENVFLEDIDSLESIARSNYERRLNEIPKVQRIIDEEIKNFIKWYEAHLVAPTIKLLREKFEEIRRNELEKYKNKFSPEDFQRVDVLTKTLVNKLLHTPTVSIRELSNGKSDSERIKFIQFVKELFGLGQ